A region of Lycium barbarum isolate Lr01 chromosome 3, ASM1917538v2, whole genome shotgun sequence DNA encodes the following proteins:
- the LOC132632969 gene encoding microtubule-associated protein RP/EB family member 1B, which yields MANIGIMDSAYFVGRNELLTWINARLQLNLTRIEEAASGAVQCQMMDMTYPGAVPMHKVNFDAKTEYDMIQNYKVLQDVFNKLKIDKHIEVNRLVKGRPLDNLEFLQWMKRYCESVNGGIMNENYNPLERRSKVGRERNVKSSQRTAKSLQTNNYHNPGLGEGITKITGIKQGRSSPVMSGVNSSAEIQALSKEVTDLKLSNDHLEKERDFYFAKLRDIEILCQIPDLEDVPMAVAVKKILYAADARESALAEAQEVLSDNVDVN from the exons ATGGCGAATATAGGGATAATGGATAGTGCGTATTTTGTTGGGAGAAATGAGTTATTGACATGGATTAATGCCAGGTTGCAGCTTAATCTCACTCGCATTGAAGAG GCTGCATCTGGGGCTGTGCAGTGTCAGATGATGGACATGACCTATCCTGGAGCTGTTCCAATGCACAAG GTCAACTTTGACGCAAAGACTGAATATGACATGATCCAAAACTACAAAGTGCTGCAAGATGTTTTTAACAAGCTCAAAATTGACAAG CATATTGAGGTTAACAGGCTTGTTAAGGGTCGTCCTTTGGATAATTTGGAGTTCCTGCAATGGATGAAGCGTTATTGTGAGTCTGTAAATGGTGGTATTATGAATGA GAATTATAATCCCCTGGAACGCAGAAGTAAGGTTGGGAGGGAACGAAATGTGAAGAGCTCTCAGAGAACTGCAAAGTCACTGCAAACTAACAACTATCATAACCCAGGATTAGGGGAAGGCATTACTAAGATTACAG GAATAAAACAAGGAAGGTCAAGTCCAGTAATGAGTGGGGTTAATTCTTCAGCAGAGATTCAGGCTTTGTCAAAGGAG GTTACAGATCTCAAGCTCTCTAATGACCACCTGGAGAAAGAAAGAGATTTTTATTTTGCAAAGTTACGAGATATTGAGATTCTCTGTCAGATTCCAGATTTAGAAGATGTCCCG ATGGCTGTGGCAGTTAAAAAGATATTATATGCTGCTGATGCAAGAGAATCAGCTTTGGCAGAAGCTCAAGAAGTTCTAAGTGACAACGTGGATGTAAATTGA
- the LOC132632970 gene encoding uncharacterized protein LOC132632970, with translation MAREKLKSLVTSFTANGEYLAVLSPDGTVRVWNTNSGSLFGQWRLKNSGDSFPYMACCIVGKKRRKEQCLLVALGSDDGSVLAVDISSESVRWRKDGALPSGAAGLSFVGKGRRIHAVAANGLVFEMNSETGEVIKEFKVSKKPISSAAHSTDEKIIAAASDKLRFLNSESGKELLKFSPDSAAAQRIWLSDDARFAVTVGFGEKQLQVWKLDFGEKAAEYGHVVSMKHPPIMVECRNNCKGEDGMVVLAISEKGVCYIWNFESVTDEVAKPIKITVKASKGEADERTGRAKKNLMPVIAARLHTLDTDAHLRTLIAYGSVESPEFTSVDISSPGEDIVIAAGDRTKKEVAAVQENGHVKKGADMEVEGANLIQRSKATNKRPASDLDVTGGVTITDNGNGEPIDGVQIDDLNEPTMGEKLAMLNLADNNEDKNNKNLESAPQTKPPSADSVHVLLKQALHADDRALLIDCLYRQDEKVIANSVSLLNPSDVLKLLQSLLSIVQSRGAVLACALPWLRSLLLQHASGIMSQESSLLALSSLYQLIDARLSTLHQALQLSSSLELLYAGTIDEGDDEDGVIQPVIYEDDSDEEGSEVTMETETIPDVEEPEAFSDISDHEGSDGMSE, from the exons ATGGCGAGGGAGAAGCTAAAATCGCTAGTTACGTCCTTTACCGCCAACGGTGAATATCTCGCCGTATTGTCTCCTGATGGAACAGTTAGA GTTTGGAACACAAATAGTGGAAGCCTATTTGGTCAGTGGAGACTGAAGAATTCTGGAGACAGTTTTCCTTACATGGCGTGCTGTATTGTAGGAAAGAAG CGCAGAAAAGAACAATGTCTATTAGTAGCTCTTGGCTCAGATGATGGAAGTGTTTTAGCAGTTGACATTTCTTCTGAATCAGTAAGGTGGAGAAAAGATGGAGCCCTTCCTAG CGGAGCTGCAGGTCTGTCTTTTGTGGGCAAAGGCCGTAGGATTCATGCTGTTGCTGCGAATGGTTTAGTATTTGAGATGAACTCCGAAACTGGAGAAGTCATCAAAGAGTTCAAAGTGTCAAAGAAGCCCATTTCCTCAGCAGCTCATTCAACTG ACGAGAAAATTATTGCTGCGGCCAGTGATAAGCTGCGATTTCTAAATTCAGAAAGCGGGAAAGAGTTGCTGAAGTTTTCTCCAGACTCG GCTGCTGCACAACGTATTTGGCTATCTGATGATGCCCGATTTGCTGTTACCGTGGGGTTTGGTGAGAAACAACTTCAAGTGTGGAAACTTGATTTTGGGGAAAAGGCTGCAGAGTATGGGCATGTTGTTTCCATGAAACATCCTCCTATAATGGTCGAATGCAGGAATAATTGCAAGGGAGAAGATGGTATGGTTGTCCTTGCAATATCAGAGAAGGGTGTTTGTTATATTTGGAACTTTGAGTCTGTCACTGATGAAGTTGCAAAGCCAATTAAGATCACAGTAAAAGCCAGCAAAGGGGAAGCAGATGAGAGAACTGGAAGAGCTAAAAAGAATCTTATGCCTGTAATTGCTGCCAGATTGCATACTTTAGACACAGATGCACATTTGAGAACCTTGATTGCTTATGGCTCTGTTGAATCCCCAGAGTTTACATCAGTAGACATTTCAAGTCCAGGGGAGGATATCGTCATAGCAGCAGGAGACAGGACCAAGAAAGAGGTTGCTGCAGTTCAAGAAAATGGTCATGTCAAAAAAG GTGCAGATATGGAAGTGGAAGGTGCTAACTTAATCCAGAGAAGCAAAGCGACGAATAAACGACCAGCATCTGATCTGGATGTCACTGGTGGAGTCACTATCACAGATAATG GTAATGGTGAACCTATTGATGGAGTTCAGATTGATGATCTGAACGAGCCAACCATGGGTGAGAAACTCGCAATGCTCAATTTGGCAGACAATAATGAAGATAAAAACAACAAGAATCTAGAATCTGCTCCTCAAACGAAGCCTCCAAGTGCTGATTCAGTTCATGTTCTGCTGAAGCAAGCACTTCATGCTGATGATCGAGCACTTTTGATAGATTGCTTATACAGACAAGATGAGAAG GTTATTGCAAATTCAGTAtctcttttaaatccttcagATGTTCTCAAGCTTTTACAGTCACTCTTGTCAATTGTCCAGTCAAG GGGCGCCGTATTGGCTTGTGCCCTTCCTTGGTTGCGAAGTTTGCTTCTTCAACACGCTAGTGGAATAATGTCTCAAGAATCCTCTTTACTTGCACTCAGCTCTTTATATCAG CTTATTGATGCCAGACTTTCAACTCTCCACCAAGCTCTTCAGCTATCAAGCTCCTTAGAATTGCTTTACGCAGGG ACTATTGATGAAGGTGATGATGAAGATGGTGTCATACAGCCCGTCATCTATGAAGATGATAGTGACGAGGAGGGTTCTGAAGTTACTATGGAAACAGAAACCATCCCAGATGTTGAGGAACCCGAGGCTTTCAGTGACATTAGTGATCACGAAGGAAGTGATGGCATGAGCGAGTGA
- the LOC132632971 gene encoding late embryogenesis abundant protein 2-like, with protein MASHEQSYRAGETKGQTREKVGQTMENIKDKAQAAKDRASETAQSAKGTAQEKTGTAKDKTGGAAQATKDKTSGAAQATKDKTSGAAQATKEKAGGAAQATKEKASEMMESAKETAQAGQEKTGGMLQKTGEQVKSMAQGAADAVKHTFGMAETEEDPHATKNREL; from the exons ATGGCTTCCCACGAGCAGAGCTACAGAGCTGGTGAAACCAAAGGCCAAACTcgg GAGAAGGTTGGTCAAACGATGGAAAACATCAAAGACAAGGCCCAAGCAGCAAAGgacagggcttctgagactgcaCAGTCAGCCAAAGGAACGGCACAGGAGAAGACAGGCACAGCCAAAGATAAGACAGGTGGAGCAGCTCAGGCAACCAAAGATAAGACCAGTGGAGCAGCTCAGGCAACCAAAGACAAGACAAGTGGAGCAGCTCAGGCTACTAAGGAAAAGGCTGGTGGAGCAGCTCAGGCTACAAAGGAGAAGGCATCAGAAATGATGGAGTCTGCCAAAGAAACGGCCCAAGCTGGTCAAGAGAAAACAGGTGGCATGCTGCAAAAGACTGGAGAACAAGTGAAGAGCATGGCTCAGGGTGCTGCTGATGCTGTCAAGCACACCTTTGGCATGGCGGAGACCGAGGAAGATCCTCATGCTACTAAGAACAGAGAACTTTAG
- the LOC132634290 gene encoding uncharacterized protein LOC132634290: MANQGSNNLHSSIQVPGQAQMIREDWLNQPSDIHNQSQSQSTNLLQETGTQVKNMAQGAAGMAQGAAGSAVNMARGAATGAAHMAQGAADAVKNTLGMNPPHNTSDNAGGNYFNQPGTINFNDEFPNINTSVPGDTNYPGGLNYPTNPSNPSTGI; this comes from the exons ATGGCAAACCAAGGAAGCAACAACCTTCATAGCAGTATCCAAGTCCCCGGTCAAGCTCAG ATGATAAGGGAAGACTGGTTGAACCAACCATCTGACATCCATAACCAAAGCCAGAGCCAATCAACCAACTTGCTTCAAGAG ACTGGGACACAAGTGAAGAACATGGCTCAAGGAGCAGCAGGTATGGCACAAGGAGCAGCAGGAAGTGCAGTGAACATGGCTCGAGGAGCTGCAACGGGTGCAGCACACATGGCACAAGGCGCAGCTGATGCGGTCAAGAATACTCTCGGAATGAATCCTCCACACAACACTAGTGACAATGCAGGTGGAAACTATTTCAATCAGCCAGGTACCATCAACTTCAATGATGAGTTCCCAAACATTAACACCAGCGTCCCAGGCGATACAAATTACCCTGGTGGCTTGAACTATCCAACCAACCCGAGCAATCCCAGTACCGGCATTTAA